DNA from Nitrospira sp.:
ATCAGTTTGCGGGCGCCGAGGATCGCGGCAGGGAAACGGCATCCCTATCGAGAGTTCCTCGACCTGGTGAAGTTCAAGCTGGTCAGCATGGGGTTTCAGGAGATGCGTGGAACGCTCGTTGAGACCGAGTTCTGGAACATGGACGCGCTGTTCATGCCGCAGTTTCATCCGGCCCGCGACATTCACGACGTGTACTTCGTGAAGGAGCCGACGCATGCCCGCACCATCGCCGAGCCTTATCTGACGCAGGTGACGCAAGTGCACGAGAAGGGCGCGGGCGCCGGATCGACCGGGTGGGGCTATACCTTCGATGTGGAACGGGCGAAACGGTTGGTCTTGCGCAGTCAAGGGACGGCGGTGTCGGCGCGGACGTTGGCCGGCGGAGCTGCGGTGCCGGGGAAATACTTTTCAATCGCCCGCTGTTTCCGTTACGACCAGGTGGACGCCACCCATGCCACAGACTTTTTTCAGGTGGAAGGGATCGTGCTGGGGGAGGACATCAATTTCAGGACCCTGCTCGGATTGCTGAACCTGTTTGCTCGTGAAGTGGCGCAGGCCAAGGAGGTCAAATTTCTCCCCGCTTATTTCCCCTTCACCGAGCCCTCGGTCGAAATGCACGTCCGCCATCCCAAGCTGGGTTGGATGGAACTGGGCGGCGCAGGGTTGTTTCGGCCGGAAGTGACGACCCCGCTCGGCGTCTCCGTGCCGGTCATTGCCTGGGGGTTGGGGCTCGATCGCATGGCGATGGTCGCCCTGGGCATTCATGACATTCGCGATTTGTTCTCGGCGGACCTGGATTTCATCCGCACCATGCGCGGCAGTTTTTAGGACGATCACAGGATGCCCACTATTTCTCTGCAACGAGACGACCTCGAAACCTTGATCGCCGGACCGGACGAGAAGCCGGCCCGCATCCCGGTCGACCAGCTTGAGCAGTGGTTGATGCTGGTGAAGGGTGAATTGAAAGGGCACAATCCGGAAACGGGCGAGTTGCGCATCGAGCTGCAGGACAGCAACCGTCCGGATCTCTGGTGCTGCGAAGGGATCGCGCGACAGATCAGGATCAAGCAGCGCGGAGAGGCGGATCCGTACCCCTTCTTCAGAAGGTCGGAGAAGGTGGCGGGGAAGCTTGTCGTGGCGCCTGGCTTGGACAGGGTACGCCCCTACGTGGCGGCTTGTGCTGCGGTGGGGTATCGCGTGACGGCGGCGGGCTTGTCGCAGCTGATTCAGACACAAGAAAAGCTTGCCGACATTTTCGGGCGCAAGCGGCGCACCGTATCCATCGGATTGTATCGCCTGTCGCGCATCGTCTTTCCGGTGTCGTACGATCTGGTCAAGCCGGATGACGTGCGGTTCACCCCGCTGGGCATGGAGACCCTGATGACCCTGCGGGAGATCCTCATGGTCCATCCCAAAGGGGTCGAGTACGGCGGCATCGTCGGAGGCCATGACCGGGTTCCCGTGCTGCGGGACGCGAAGGGGCAGGTGCTGTCGTTTCCTCCGATCATCAACAGCCGGGAAATCGGAGAGGTGCAGGTCGGGGACCATGAACTGTTCGTCGAAGTCACTGGTACCGACCTTCCCATGGTCGCGCTGACGCTGAATATCTTTGCCGCCAACCTCGCCGATCGCGGCGCCGTGATTACGCCGGTGGAAATTCAGTCGCCGGTGAGTACCGCCTTTGGACGGCGATGGAACACGCCGGTTGATTTTGGGAAGCCACGGACGATTCCCCTCAAGGCTATCGAATCGGCGCTGGGAGAGGCCTTGGGAGGGAAGGAAGTGGTTGGGGCGCTCACGTCGTATGGCTACCGAGCCAGGTCAACCGGGCGGAAGGTGACGGTGCAGCTCCCGCCCTATCGAAACGATCTGTTGCATACGGTCGATGTGGTGGAGGATGTGGCGATCAGCCAGGGCTATGCGCGCTTTGCTCCGGTGATGCCCTCCCAGTTTACGGTCGGTGGTCTGTCTCGATTGGAACAGATGGCCGACCGGGTCCGCCATCTCATGGTGGGGATGGAATTCCAGGAGATCATTTCCAACATCATGGGCTCGCACCGGGAATTTTGCACGAGGATGCGTCTGGACGGCACCGAGTGGGCGAAGGTCGTGGAAGTGGACAACGTGATGTCCCTCAGCTATTCCTGCCTCCGTCAGTGGATCACGCCTTCGTTACTGCAGGTGGAGGCGAATTCAAGCCGGGCGTTCTATCCACACCGCATGTTCGAAGTCGGTGAGGTCGCCGTCCCCGACAAGGCGGTCGATGTCGGGTCTCGGACTGTGACGGTGCTGGGGGCGGTCATGGCCCATGCGGGGGCCCATTTCTCGGAAATCCATTCCTGTCTGGATCTGTTGTTGTATTACCTGGATCGGCCATTCACGCTTGAGCCGGTGGCCCATCCCTCGTTTCTCGATGGTCGGGCCGGACAGATCGTTTCGGGCGGTCGAGTGATCGGGCTGCTGGGAGAGTTGCACCCCGAGGTGCTGGAGCAGTGGCAGATCGGCGTGCCGGCGGTGGCGTTGGAGTTGGAGATCGATCGGTTGTTGGATGAGGCGTGACGGGGAGATCCTCATCGAACCTTGCCCCGCCACGGTAAGGGTCTTGCCGGTGTGTTGGTCAGCTCGCCGCAGTCGCCAGTTGTTGCTTGGCCAGTCCGACCAGTTTCTCGAATCCCGCCAT
Protein-coding regions in this window:
- a CDS encoding Phenylalanyl-tRNA synthetase alpha chain, which encodes MDNLHPLESKVLLALARRPDSSATLDHLAESTGLEPSQLSMAVEWLLAKSLIGVHAETVAHIASLTPVGEVHFEKYSPIERVLSAAKEASQTGKRLTIQDIQAQEELEPSDVSKAVGTLKKEGAILIVQGGCIESTGRNSPTAESLRALLQELRGGQRELKTFPESLQLVLQQHAVKRGNAREPFRIDERVTRSFLLTSAGRDVTQRLARDGVAEEVSQLTPELLKEGAWRTKRFRKYTISLRAPRIAAGKRHPYREFLDLVKFKLVSMGFQEMRGTLVETEFWNMDALFMPQFHPARDIHDVYFVKEPTHARTIAEPYLTQVTQVHEKGAGAGSTGWGYTFDVERAKRLVLRSQGTAVSARTLAGGAAVPGKYFSIARCFRYDQVDATHATDFFQVEGIVLGEDINFRTLLGLLNLFAREVAQAKEVKFLPAYFPFTEPSVEMHVRHPKLGWMELGGAGLFRPEVTTPLGVSVPVIAWGLGLDRMAMVALGIHDIRDLFSADLDFIRTMRGSF
- a CDS encoding Phenylalanyl-tRNA synthetase beta chain translates to MPTISLQRDDLETLIAGPDEKPARIPVDQLEQWLMLVKGELKGHNPETGELRIELQDSNRPDLWCCEGIARQIRIKQRGEADPYPFFRRSEKVAGKLVVAPGLDRVRPYVAACAAVGYRVTAAGLSQLIQTQEKLADIFGRKRRTVSIGLYRLSRIVFPVSYDLVKPDDVRFTPLGMETLMTLREILMVHPKGVEYGGIVGGHDRVPVLRDAKGQVLSFPPIINSREIGEVQVGDHELFVEVTGTDLPMVALTLNIFAANLADRGAVITPVEIQSPVSTAFGRRWNTPVDFGKPRTIPLKAIESALGEALGGKEVVGALTSYGYRARSTGRKVTVQLPPYRNDLLHTVDVVEDVAISQGYARFAPVMPSQFTVGGLSRLEQMADRVRHLMVGMEFQEIISNIMGSHREFCTRMRLDGTEWAKVVEVDNVMSLSYSCLRQWITPSLLQVEANSSRAFYPHRMFEVGEVAVPDKAVDVGSRTVTVLGAVMAHAGAHFSEIHSCLDLLLYYLDRPFTLEPVAHPSFLDGRAGQIVSGGRVIGLLGELHPEVLEQWQIGVPAVALELEIDRLLDEA